A single genomic interval of Ruminococcus sp. NK3A76 harbors:
- a CDS encoding DUF3810 domain-containing protein, whose translation MKKILRRLGEHKQLTALILLLLICAVLNILAWTVSGFSDWYAEHIFPVWVNTYGRLTSLIPISVGEVLIIFGVIFLLFTVLILLPILMIGCVNHRKTIRRIYLFTYGWILAFIVSTETLNCFILYHCSSFGDIYDIPSDEHSDEQLIALADVLIERTNELSYEVERDDGGHFVLTADLDKESKESLRSLEDEYPRLGGYYVTPKKIKNSFFMSQQYLMGIYFPFTMEANYNQEMYEVNLPETVTHELVHTKGFMQEDEANFVAFLACARSDSKDFNYSGYLSTLKYVLGKVGEYCGDAKEDELYEKVNENVWLDIKGNRKYWDDVQESDEGLFDSKEVAEISDKAMETSLKLNGVEDGKKSYGRMVDLLLNYYYSGGKER comes from the coding sequence TTGAAAAAGATATTGCGCAGGCTGGGCGAGCATAAACAGCTGACTGCCCTGATACTCCTGCTGCTGATATGCGCAGTCCTTAATATCCTCGCATGGACGGTGTCGGGCTTTTCCGACTGGTATGCCGAGCATATCTTCCCTGTGTGGGTCAATACTTACGGCAGGCTTACCTCGCTCATACCGATATCTGTAGGCGAGGTGCTGATAATCTTCGGCGTGATATTTTTGCTGTTCACAGTGCTTATACTCCTGCCGATACTTATGATAGGCTGCGTCAACCACCGCAAGACTATCCGGCGCATCTATCTCTTTACATATGGGTGGATACTTGCTTTTATCGTCTCCACCGAGACACTAAACTGCTTTATCCTCTACCACTGCTCGTCCTTCGGAGATATTTACGATATCCCTTCTGACGAACATTCCGACGAGCAGCTGATAGCTCTTGCCGATGTGCTTATCGAGCGCACAAACGAGCTCTCCTATGAGGTAGAGCGTGACGACGGGGGGCATTTCGTGCTGACGGCCGACCTTGACAAGGAATCCAAAGAATCCCTCCGCTCGCTTGAAGACGAGTACCCACGCTTAGGCGGCTACTATGTCACCCCCAAGAAGATAAAGAACTCATTCTTTATGAGCCAGCAGTACCTTATGGGCATATACTTCCCCTTTACTATGGAAGCCAACTACAATCAGGAGATGTACGAGGTCAACCTCCCCGAGACTGTCACTCACGAGCTTGTTCACACCAAGGGCTTTATGCAGGAGGACGAGGCGAATTTCGTGGCGTTTTTGGCGTGCGCAAGGTCTGACAGCAAGGATTTCAACTACTCGGGCTATCTTAGCACCCTGAAATACGTTCTCGGCAAGGTCGGCGAATACTGCGGCGATGCGAAGGAAGACGAGCTCTACGAAAAGGTCAATGAAAACGTATGGCTCGACATCAAGGGCAACCGCAAATACTGGGACGATGTGCAGGAAAGCGACGAGGGGCTTTTTGACAGCAAGGAGGTCGCAGAGATATCCGACAAGGCTATGGAGACATCACTTAAGCTGAACGGCGTTGAGGACGGCAAGAAGTCCTACGGCAGAATGGTCGATCTGCTGCTCAATTACTACTACTCAGGCGGTAAGGAAAGATAA
- the tsaE gene encoding tRNA (adenosine(37)-N6)-threonylcarbamoyltransferase complex ATPase subunit type 1 TsaE: MTEYITHSPEETIALGERIGSRLRGGDIIAYAGGLGCGKTTITRGISKGLGLGDEVSSPTFALVNEYRGKALSLIHFDMYRILSPEDLETTGFFDYMADDAVLAIEWSENISDELPENAITISFERIDDNTRKITVNGDERFDDTLN; the protein is encoded by the coding sequence ATGACAGAATACATAACACACTCGCCCGAGGAGACGATAGCCCTCGGTGAGAGGATAGGCAGCAGGCTCAGAGGCGGCGACATCATAGCATATGCAGGCGGCCTCGGCTGCGGCAAGACGACGATAACAAGGGGCATCTCAAAGGGTCTCGGCCTTGGCGACGAGGTGAGCTCGCCCACCTTTGCACTTGTGAACGAATACAGGGGCAAAGCACTCTCGCTTATACATTTTGATATGTACCGCATTCTCTCCCCGGAGGATCTGGAGACTACAGGCTTTTTTGATTACATGGCAGACGATGCAGTGCTCGCAATAGAGTGGAGCGAGAACATCTCGGACGAGCTGCCCGAAAACGCCATAACCATATCATTTGAACGCATAGACGATAACACAAGAAAAATAACAGTAAACGGAGATGAACGCTTTGACGATACTCTCAATTGA
- the tsaB gene encoding tRNA (adenosine(37)-N6)-threonylcarbamoyltransferase complex dimerization subunit type 1 TsaB, translating to MTILSIDTSGKTASVALSENGLLLGETSIVTRLTHSQVILPMVQRLLSDCEKDIADVDCVAAANGPGSYTGLRIGIGAVKGMCLGNSRLKCAGVSTLSALAYNVSFFEGFIYTVMKARNTICYFAAFEAKGGVITRTHDDCLMESAGIAELIKSQGGRAMLIGDYAEDIKALFTDDDNVLTAPAAHSIARASSICEAVENDETLITDPASLGVSYLQPTKAQKDRAHENNA from the coding sequence TTGACGATACTCTCAATTGATACCTCGGGCAAGACAGCGAGCGTTGCTTTGTCTGAAAACGGGCTGCTGCTCGGCGAAACGAGCATAGTTACACGCCTTACCCACTCGCAGGTGATACTGCCTATGGTGCAGCGCCTGCTCAGTGACTGCGAAAAGGACATAGCCGACGTAGACTGCGTAGCCGCAGCAAACGGCCCCGGCTCATACACAGGCCTGCGCATAGGCATAGGCGCTGTAAAGGGTATGTGCTTAGGCAACAGCCGCCTTAAGTGCGCCGGCGTATCAACACTTTCAGCGCTTGCATACAATGTTTCATTTTTTGAGGGCTTTATCTACACCGTGATGAAGGCAAGAAACACTATCTGCTATTTTGCAGCCTTTGAAGCAAAGGGCGGCGTGATAACAAGAACGCATGATGACTGCCTTATGGAGTCAGCCGGGATAGCAGAGCTTATAAAGTCTCAGGGCGGCAGGGCTATGCTCATAGGCGACTATGCTGAGGATATAAAGGCGCTCTTCACAGATGATGATAACGTGCTCACAGCGCCAGCTGCGCACAGTATAGCAAGGGCTTCCTCGATATGCGAGGCGGTAGAAAACGACGAAACACTCATCACCGACCCGGCATCACTTGGGGTAAGCTATCTCCAGCCGACAAAGGCGCAGAAAGACAGGGCACATGAGAACAATGCATAA
- a CDS encoding class I SAM-dependent rRNA methyltransferase, with protein MKSSRQLPIFTVSKRCEAKLRAGHPWVYDNEIEQAPEGNVENGSVVDVLSQKGTYLGSGLLSEKSKIRIRLLTTNANDRFDESFWQRSIRYAIDYRVSVMGDDFSCCRLVFGEADRLPGLTVDRYSDLLSVQVLSIGIERVKDIIYKALVTELAAHGVKVRGIMERNDAAIRELEGMTQYKGWYEADFLPAPTSPVTEINENGIIYEVDVLNGQKTGFFLDQKYNRLAAAKIAKGRRVLDCFTHTGSFALNAAKGEAAHVTAVDVSQLAVDTARENAERNGLLDRMDFICEDVFELLPRLKEQGEKYDYIILDPPAFTKSRKTIGSAERGYKEINLRAMKLLPRGGFLATCSCSHFMDSERFLKMVKSAADDAGVTLRLIEARRQSPDHPILMGVPETDYLKFYLFQVV; from the coding sequence ATGAAATCATCAAGACAACTTCCCATATTCACCGTATCCAAAAGGTGCGAAGCAAAGCTCAGAGCAGGGCACCCGTGGGTATACGACAATGAGATAGAGCAAGCCCCCGAAGGCAATGTTGAAAACGGCTCGGTGGTCGATGTGCTCTCACAAAAAGGCACATATTTAGGCTCGGGGCTTTTGAGCGAAAAGAGCAAGATACGCATACGCCTGCTCACGACAAACGCCAACGACCGCTTTGACGAGAGCTTCTGGCAGCGAAGCATCAGATACGCTATCGACTACCGTGTGTCTGTTATGGGCGACGACTTTTCCTGCTGTCGGCTGGTCTTCGGCGAGGCTGACAGGCTGCCGGGGCTGACTGTTGACAGATACTCTGACCTGCTCTCGGTGCAGGTGCTCTCAATTGGCATCGAGCGTGTAAAGGATATCATTTACAAAGCACTCGTTACTGAGCTTGCCGCTCACGGCGTAAAGGTGCGTGGCATAATGGAGCGAAACGATGCCGCAATCAGAGAGCTTGAGGGAATGACCCAGTACAAGGGCTGGTATGAGGCTGACTTTCTCCCTGCTCCCACGTCGCCGGTGACAGAGATAAATGAAAACGGCATCATCTACGAGGTGGATGTGTTAAACGGCCAGAAGACAGGCTTTTTCTTAGACCAGAAATACAACCGCCTTGCCGCTGCGAAGATAGCAAAGGGGCGCAGGGTGCTCGACTGCTTCACGCACACGGGGTCTTTTGCACTCAATGCCGCAAAGGGCGAGGCTGCGCACGTCACAGCTGTTGATGTATCGCAGCTTGCAGTTGACACAGCCCGTGAGAACGCCGAGAGAAACGGCCTGCTTGACAGAATGGACTTTATCTGCGAGGACGTATTCGAGCTGCTGCCAAGGCTCAAAGAACAGGGCGAGAAATACGACTACATAATCCTCGACCCACCGGCATTTACAAAGAGCCGCAAGACTATAGGCAGTGCCGAGCGTGGCTACAAGGAGATAAACCTGCGTGCCATGAAGCTGCTGCCAAGGGGCGGATTTTTAGCGACCTGCTCCTGCTCGCATTTTATGGACAGCGAGAGGTTTCTCAAAATGGTCAAAAGCGCTGCCGATGACGCAGGAGTTACGCTTAGGCTTATAGAAGCACGCCGCCAGTCGCCCGACCACCCGATACTCATGGGCGTTCCGGAGACGGATTATCTTAAATTCTATCTGTTTCAGGTAGTATAA
- a CDS encoding dockerin type I repeat-containing protein, which produces MLRKRIAALVCAAALTAACTVTLSDSRLVPAAYAAGAITKTQDCQSSDNSIYTANHIYGNQEKTKRSYLYQSGENQVTRVEFITTSTETVDLYDLDTGYVLVEDIDMTTGKLIKSRKLDLSQSTFLPLFGAFYVGENYIFVVTGQKNLSESDDQNVIAVTRITKDFKSYKTKILKGRNTYVPFKAGSCKMAEAGGKLYIHTCHQMYQSSDGLRHQMNMSYVFDIESMTFDQEYYKVEWHFDDAPFPFVSHSFDQYLLTDGSAVYSYDHGDANPRALTLSKYDLSTKTRTDSEIVDIPSAKSNTSYNYTGVLTGGMALSKNNVLISAKMADMTASELDNYYDLKDICVAVYPKSSIGTSAKAKIVNLTNYTNKAQSEGSTGRRNSAPQLVKINDNKFLVMWKECTGNTRWYYTGDNKDGVTKLAVIDGSGSLIGKVTELDADIQLSECDPVLCSDGMVRWYTASGSAPTLYALDPDDPTDFSDGKVTRVPGDLDGDGKVTLKDGLLIKQHLAQWNVKINESNADVDGDGKVTLKDALLLCQYLANWKVTLK; this is translated from the coding sequence ATGCTCAGAAAACGAATAGCCGCACTTGTATGTGCCGCCGCACTCACAGCCGCCTGCACGGTGACGCTTAGCGACAGCAGGCTCGTGCCGGCAGCGTATGCCGCAGGAGCGATAACGAAGACGCAGGACTGCCAGAGCTCAGACAACAGCATCTACACTGCAAACCACATCTACGGCAATCAGGAAAAGACGAAAAGGTCATACCTCTATCAGAGCGGTGAGAACCAGGTAACAAGAGTCGAATTCATCACGACTTCAACAGAAACAGTTGACTTATACGACCTCGACACAGGCTATGTGCTTGTCGAAGACATAGACATGACTACCGGCAAGCTCATAAAAAGCAGGAAATTAGACCTGAGCCAGTCAACTTTTCTTCCTCTGTTCGGTGCCTTCTATGTCGGCGAGAACTACATCTTTGTCGTGACCGGCCAGAAGAATCTCAGTGAGAGCGATGACCAGAACGTTATCGCCGTAACAAGGATAACCAAGGACTTCAAAAGCTATAAGACCAAGATACTAAAGGGACGCAATACATACGTCCCCTTCAAGGCAGGCTCCTGCAAAATGGCCGAAGCAGGCGGCAAGCTGTATATCCACACCTGCCACCAGATGTACCAGTCCAGCGACGGCCTGCGTCATCAGATGAATATGTCGTATGTTTTTGACATCGAGAGTATGACCTTTGACCAGGAATACTACAAGGTCGAATGGCATTTTGATGATGCGCCTTTCCCGTTTGTCAGCCATTCGTTTGACCAGTATCTGCTCACTGACGGAAGTGCAGTTTATTCCTACGACCACGGCGATGCAAACCCAAGAGCGCTCACTCTGAGCAAATACGACCTGTCAACCAAAACACGCACTGACAGCGAGATAGTAGATATACCCTCTGCCAAAAGCAACACCAGCTACAACTACACAGGTGTTCTGACAGGCGGCATGGCTCTTTCAAAGAACAATGTGCTGATATCGGCAAAAATGGCTGATATGACCGCAAGCGAGCTTGATAATTACTACGACCTGAAGGATATCTGCGTGGCCGTATACCCCAAGAGCTCGATAGGCACAAGCGCCAAGGCAAAGATAGTTAATCTCACCAATTACACAAACAAAGCACAGTCAGAAGGCAGCACGGGCAGAAGAAATTCCGCACCCCAGCTTGTAAAGATAAACGACAACAAATTCCTCGTCATGTGGAAAGAATGCACCGGAAACACAAGGTGGTATTATACCGGCGACAACAAGGACGGCGTGACAAAGCTCGCCGTGATAGACGGCAGCGGCAGCCTTATCGGCAAGGTGACTGAGCTTGATGCGGATATACAGCTCTCCGAGTGCGATCCTGTGCTCTGCTCGGACGGCATGGTAAGGTGGTACACCGCCTCCGGCAGCGCACCCACTCTCTACGCCCTCGACCCTGACGACCCGACGGATTTCAGCGACGGCAAGGTGACAAGAGTTCCCGGCGATCTTGACGGCGACGGCAAAGTAACGCTCAAAGACGGCCTACTCATCAAGCAGCATCTTGCACAGTGGAATGTCAAGATAAACGAATCAAACGCAGACGTTGACGGCGACGGCAAGGTCACCCTCAAAGATGCGCTACTCCTTTGCCAGTATCTCGCAAATTGGAAAGTAACATTAAAGTAA
- a CDS encoding SpoVA/SpoVAEb family sporulation membrane protein, which yields MQLTKEEYSKMYEQEGTKTKWWVTFPKAFFIGGGICVLGQGLTDLYGYLGADSKAASTLATVTLIFLSALLTSLGLYHKLARHAGAGTLVPVTGFANSVAAPAVEFRSEGYITGLGAKIFIISGPVILYGILASVLAGVYFYFR from the coding sequence ATGCAGCTTACAAAGGAAGAATACAGCAAGATGTACGAGCAGGAGGGCACAAAGACCAAGTGGTGGGTCACATTCCCGAAGGCGTTTTTCATCGGCGGCGGTATATGCGTGCTCGGGCAGGGGCTTACAGACCTTTACGGCTATCTCGGTGCTGACAGCAAGGCCGCCTCTACCCTTGCGACGGTGACGCTGATATTTCTCTCAGCGCTTCTGACCTCGCTCGGGCTGTATCACAAGCTCGCACGCCACGCAGGCGCAGGCACGCTCGTGCCGGTCACAGGCTTTGCAAACTCCGTCGCCGCCCCGGCAGTTGAATTTCGCAGCGAGGGCTACATCACCGGCCTTGGCGCCAAGATATTCATCATCAGCGGCCCGGTCATCCTCTACGGCATACTCGCAAGCGTGCTGGCAGGAGTCTACTTTTATTTCAGGTAA
- a CDS encoding helix-turn-helix domain-containing protein, whose translation MSTHGENSREFKFKIMELHFKDNISVKVLSEKFAIPEQTIYTWRREYRKYGEDAFVGCGKQRPQDAELRRLKKENEKLRMQVEILKKVAAYQAEQESKKR comes from the coding sequence ATGAGCACACATGGAGAAAACAGTCGGGAATTCAAATTTAAGATCATGGAACTGCACTTCAAAGATAACATATCTGTGAAAGTGTTATCCGAAAAATTCGCAATACCGGAGCAAACGATCTACACATGGCGCAGAGAGTACAGAAAGTACGGCGAGGATGCATTTGTAGGCTGTGGGAAACAGCGTCCGCAGGATGCAGAACTTAGGCGATTGAAGAAAGAAAACGAAAAGCTCAGGATGCAGGTAGAGATCTTAAAAAAAGTTGCGGCATATCAGGCAGAGCAAGAGTCAAAGAAAAGATAG
- a CDS encoding IS3 family transposase has translation MRARGLDKYPINLVCQTLGISTRSYYDRKENPRSNKEKEDLELVEKMQTIFAESYEEYGRVRMKKALEEAGYPMSEGKVGRLMRQGNMYPKKCKKYRATTNSRHKYQVAENLLDRNFNADKPNRKWCGDSTYIWTDEGWLYAAGIIDLCARDCVGLSFSSKHTQELMIDSLDQAFKKYKPGEGLLFHSDRGVQYASNAYKNKLHKYKMIQSMSRSGVPYDNAPMESFWATVKNACVHGCRFKTRKEAELKIFEYVFGFYNTHRYHSSNGLKTPYELRNEKLSIG, from the coding sequence TTGCGGGCGAGAGGATTGGATAAATATCCGATCAATCTGGTATGTCAGACTCTCGGGATAAGTACAAGATCATATTATGACCGAAAGGAAAACCCTCGCAGCAACAAAGAAAAAGAAGATCTGGAGCTTGTAGAGAAAATGCAGACGATCTTCGCTGAAAGCTATGAGGAGTATGGCAGAGTGCGTATGAAAAAAGCACTTGAAGAAGCCGGATACCCGATGAGTGAGGGGAAAGTCGGAAGGCTGATGCGTCAAGGAAATATGTACCCGAAAAAATGCAAAAAATATAGGGCAACGACCAACAGCAGGCACAAGTATCAAGTTGCAGAAAATCTTCTTGACCGCAATTTTAATGCTGATAAGCCAAACCGAAAGTGGTGCGGAGACAGCACTTACATATGGACAGACGAAGGCTGGCTGTACGCAGCAGGGATAATAGACCTATGTGCACGTGATTGTGTCGGATTAAGCTTTAGCAGCAAACACACGCAGGAACTGATGATCGATTCGCTTGATCAGGCATTCAAAAAATACAAGCCGGGCGAAGGACTGCTGTTCCATTCTGACCGAGGCGTGCAATATGCTTCCAATGCATACAAAAACAAGCTTCATAAGTACAAGATGATCCAAAGTATGTCTCGAAGCGGTGTGCCATATGACAATGCACCTATGGAAAGCTTCTGGGCAACGGTCAAAAATGCCTGTGTACATGGCTGTAGGTTCAAAACGAGGAAGGAAGCCGAGCTAAAAATATTTGAATACGTCTTTGGCTTTTACAACACACATCGTTATCACAGCTCAAACGGCTTAAAAACGCCATATGAGCTCAGAAATGAAAAGCTTTCTATTGGCTGA
- a CDS encoding GDSL-type esterase/lipase family protein, whose translation MKKIICAALSLIMAMSATVSAFAQTGEDYTESLPVIEITPPEYESGAEDEPVESGKAAEIGSNTDTTTTTTTAKKTTTSKVTTTTKKTTTTPKTTTTKATTTTTAKKVTAKTVRLTQNIVLYKGEKKKLDIVGASKGKVTVKTGNKKVVAVNGITLTAKKSGSTKVTITVKSDKNTYIVTANVTVKVSSYDSSVKYDQTKTSSKQKLPAVVWHKEVVAGKKFTLKLSGYDKVSFTSSEPSIASVTSKGVVTARKAGRALIKAKVKAGRESYTFYTRVHVITGKAAPTVTQQQINTFFGASGFIGSSIGVGQQMYFNSQGYNFLGHPAMMVRGCYAFHNDGGANGSQYQISYGGYTGPARYVVQHSGVKRVFINMGTNDMVGSADYVFNNYVNYITGIRATNPNVPIYIEAMTPVYAGGQRGNLNNANVNALNAKLAAYCKTQSDMYYIDINTPLKAGTGALPAAYSSDSYVHLTAAAYAVWTNVVVDYVSKQMIAEQRAKDAVQTYTESKTSANKTAAKKALSKLESSALKTKLLKKLK comes from the coding sequence TTGAAAAAAATAATATGTGCAGCACTCAGCCTTATAATGGCTATGAGTGCGACGGTGAGCGCATTTGCGCAGACGGGGGAGGACTACACAGAAAGCCTGCCCGTGATAGAGATAACTCCGCCTGAATACGAGTCGGGCGCAGAAGATGAGCCGGTCGAGAGCGGCAAGGCAGCAGAAATAGGCAGCAACACGGATACTACGACCACTACCACGACTGCAAAAAAGACCACAACGTCAAAGGTGACAACGACCACAAAGAAGACGACAACGACACCTAAGACGACCACGACAAAGGCCACGACCACCACCACCGCCAAAAAGGTGACGGCAAAGACTGTAAGGCTGACACAGAACATCGTGCTCTACAAGGGCGAGAAGAAAAAGCTCGACATCGTGGGTGCGAGCAAGGGCAAGGTGACTGTCAAGACAGGCAACAAAAAGGTAGTCGCAGTAAACGGCATCACGCTGACTGCAAAGAAAAGCGGCAGCACAAAGGTCACGATAACAGTCAAGAGCGACAAGAACACATACATCGTGACAGCAAACGTCACCGTCAAGGTGTCAAGCTATGACAGCAGCGTGAAATACGACCAGACAAAGACCTCATCAAAGCAGAAGCTGCCGGCAGTCGTATGGCACAAGGAGGTAGTCGCAGGCAAGAAGTTTACTCTTAAGCTGTCGGGCTATGACAAGGTGAGCTTCACATCATCTGAACCAAGCATCGCAAGCGTTACCTCAAAGGGTGTCGTGACTGCAAGAAAGGCCGGCAGGGCACTTATCAAGGCAAAGGTCAAGGCCGGCAGAGAGAGCTACACCTTCTACACAAGGGTACACGTCATAACAGGCAAGGCTGCACCGACCGTTACGCAGCAGCAGATAAACACCTTCTTCGGAGCATCAGGCTTTATCGGCAGCTCGATAGGCGTCGGGCAGCAGATGTATTTTAACTCACAGGGCTATAACTTCTTAGGCCACCCGGCAATGATGGTGAGGGGCTGCTACGCATTCCACAACGACGGCGGCGCAAACGGCTCGCAGTATCAGATAAGCTACGGCGGCTACACTGGCCCTGCAAGGTATGTGGTACAGCATTCGGGCGTTAAGAGAGTGTTTATAAACATGGGCACCAACGACATGGTCGGCAGTGCTGATTACGTCTTTAACAACTATGTAAACTACATCACCGGCATCAGAGCCACCAACCCGAACGTGCCGATATACATCGAAGCGATGACCCCTGTATACGCAGGCGGCCAGAGGGGCAACCTGAACAACGCAAACGTAAATGCCCTCAACGCAAAGCTGGCAGCATACTGCAAGACGCAGAGTGATATGTACTACATCGACATAAACACACCGCTCAAAGCCGGCACAGGTGCGCTGCCTGCGGCGTACTCGTCTGACAGCTACGTTCATCTGACAGCTGCGGCATATGCGGTATGGACGAATGTGGTAGTAGATTACGTCAGCAAGCAGATGATAGCCGAGCAGCGTGCAAAGGACGCTGTGCAGACCTACACCGAGAGCAAGACATCTGCCAACAAGACAGCAGCAAAGAAAGCGCTAAGCAAGCTCGAAAGCTCAGCGCTCAAGACAAAGCTGCTAAAAAAGCTCAAATAA
- a CDS encoding NAD(+) synthase, with amino-acid sequence MKDGFIKVAACTPEIKVADVEFNKQQILKMIDECARKGVKIAVFPELCITGYTCQDLFFQGMLLDEALQAAIDISKATAELEMLIAVGLPLKAKGKIYNCAAVIMHGEILSFVPKTYLPNYNEFYEARHFAPYKGGSCHLDLTPYYMDGKIHSADMEQAVFKLDCYTDEENEKPVKNSDELIVGFEICEDLWVPDPVSNYLAKAGANIICNLSASDEVIGKDDYRRALVSNQSARLVCGYVYASAGDGESTQDMVFSGHNLIAENGSILAESTLFENGITVSEIDVSRLAFERRKMSTYPESLNTWDAPSDRYRKHFLDDLPVLWMTFDREETKLTRKFARTPFIPSNEAERNKRCDLILNMQSHGLMKRLTHTWSKTLVIGISGGLDSTLALLVCIMALDKLGRPHSDIVAVTMPCFGTTKRTRGNAEILCEALGVTFREVNITKSVLQHFEDIGHDVNDHSVVFENGQARERTKVLMNIANQVGGLVVGTGDLSELALGWATYNGDHMSMYGVNGSVPKTLVRHIVRYYADTCTSDKLRDVLYDILDTPVSPELLPTDETGSEITQKTEDLVGPYELHDFFLYYAIRWGFKPKKVYRIARLAFEGAYDDATILKWLRTFYRRFFSQQFKRSCLPDGAKIGSVTLSPRGDWRMPSDASNAIWQKELDELEGEKN; translated from the coding sequence ATGAAGGACGGTTTTATAAAGGTCGCTGCCTGCACGCCTGAGATAAAGGTCGCAGATGTTGAGTTCAACAAGCAGCAGATATTAAAAATGATAGACGAGTGCGCCCGGAAGGGTGTGAAGATAGCAGTTTTCCCGGAGCTGTGCATCACGGGATACACCTGCCAGGACTTATTCTTCCAGGGAATGCTGCTTGATGAGGCCTTGCAGGCGGCTATCGACATATCAAAGGCGACAGCCGAGCTTGAGATGCTCATAGCCGTAGGCCTGCCGTTAAAGGCCAAGGGCAAGATATACAACTGCGCCGCAGTTATCATGCACGGGGAGATACTTAGCTTTGTGCCGAAGACCTATCTGCCTAACTACAACGAATTCTACGAGGCAAGGCACTTTGCGCCTTACAAGGGCGGCAGCTGCCATTTAGACCTCACGCCTTACTATATGGACGGCAAGATACACTCCGCCGATATGGAGCAGGCGGTGTTCAAGCTCGACTGCTATACCGACGAGGAGAATGAAAAGCCTGTCAAGAATTCTGACGAGCTGATAGTGGGCTTTGAGATATGCGAAGACCTCTGGGTGCCTGACCCGGTGTCCAACTACCTTGCAAAGGCAGGCGCAAACATCATCTGCAACCTCTCGGCAAGCGATGAGGTCATAGGCAAGGACGATTACAGGCGTGCGCTTGTTTCAAACCAGTCGGCAAGGCTTGTGTGCGGCTATGTTTACGCATCGGCAGGCGACGGCGAGAGCACGCAGGACATGGTGTTCTCAGGGCATAATCTGATAGCTGAGAACGGCTCTATCCTTGCAGAGAGCACGCTGTTTGAAAACGGCATAACCGTTTCCGAAATAGATGTCTCACGCCTTGCGTTTGAAAGGCGCAAGATGTCTACCTACCCCGAGAGCTTAAACACCTGGGACGCCCCTTCCGACAGGTACAGAAAGCATTTTCTTGACGACCTGCCTGTGCTGTGGATGACATTTGACCGTGAGGAAACTAAGCTCACAAGAAAATTTGCCAGAACGCCGTTTATCCCCTCAAATGAAGCCGAGCGAAACAAGAGGTGCGACCTGATACTCAATATGCAGTCGCACGGGCTTATGAAGCGCCTGACCCACACATGGTCAAAGACGCTTGTTATCGGCATATCGGGCGGCCTTGACTCGACGCTTGCGCTGCTTGTGTGCATAATGGCTCTCGACAAGCTAGGAAGGCCTCACAGTGACATAGTCGCAGTCACGATGCCCTGCTTCGGCACAACAAAGCGCACGAGGGGCAACGCCGAGATACTATGCGAGGCGCTGGGCGTGACGTTTCGTGAGGTAAACATCACAAAGAGCGTTTTACAGCACTTTGAGGACATAGGCCATGACGTGAACGACCACAGCGTGGTGTTTGAAAACGGCCAGGCAAGAGAGCGCACCAAGGTGCTCATGAACATAGCAAATCAGGTCGGCGGCCTTGTTGTCGGAACAGGCGACCTGTCAGAGCTTGCACTCGGCTGGGCGACCTATAACGGCGACCATATGTCGATGTACGGTGTCAACGGCTCTGTGCCGAAAACGCTGGTAAGGCATATAGTTAGATACTATGCAGACACCTGCACGAGCGACAAGCTAAGAGATGTACTGTACGATATTCTGGACACGCCAGTATCGCCCGAGCTGCTGCCGACAGACGAGACAGGCAGCGAGATAACGCAGAAAACAGAAGACCTCGTAGGCCCCTACGAGCTGCACGATTTCTTCCTTTACTATGCGATACGCTGGGGGTTCAAGCCTAAGAAGGTATACCGCATAGCCAGGCTCGCATTCGAGGGGGCATACGATGATGCGACGATACTTAAATGGCTCAGGACGTTCTACCGCAGATTCTTCTCGCAGCAGTTCAAGCGCTCCTGCCTGCCGGACGGGGCGAAGATAGGCTCTGTTACGCTCTCGCCGAGGGGCGACTGGAGAATGCCTTCAGATGCGAGCAACGCCATATGGCAAAAAGAGCTTGACGAGTTAGAGGGGGAGAAGAATTGA